One Festucalex cinctus isolate MCC-2025b chromosome 3, RoL_Fcin_1.0, whole genome shotgun sequence DNA window includes the following coding sequences:
- the agbl2 gene encoding cytosolic carboxypeptidase 2 isoform X2 codes for MAAAPVIRNWWNTCQLDKSDNESHKEENREDVAVKKQLSITQRLRTRQLRVEFDGGRPVFSLRAPLDLVQFPSISTPRWPEECEVIGNTIHHIEWDPPKPEPFYEPSDDEKAPFPPGEERRQVVYCIDRADKCPYFTCSRVGGSRVSVNSTSSSSNDVNQTDLTLEFESRFESGNLQKAVQVGPYDYELTLRTDMYTSKHTQWFYFRVRNMKAGVDYRLTIVNLMKRRSLYTQGMKPLFYSERSAQENAVGWTRTGSNITYHRSQTAREPNESRTLYSLSWTLQFPYESDTCYFAHCYPYTYSHLQRYLRRISSNQAVASYCKVRVLCHSLAGNAVYVLTVTSRAGDKEEEVKSKRAVVVTARVHPGETNASWLMEGFLDFLLGNSDDAQLLRDTFVFKVVPMLNPDGVVVGNYRCSLAGRDLNRNYKTNLRDSFPGVWHTRNMVEKLMKQTDVVLYCDFHGHNRKNNVFMYGCNNQDDDFPKLHERVFPMMLSKNVTDKFSFECCKFQVQKSKEGTGRVAMWRLGIKNSYTMEATFGGSTLGDRKGTHFTTQDLKALGFYFCDTILDYCDPDPTKVTYCLKELTALLREEVRELGKELDADFSVFDLESGTSGSNSSDSDGLPLHLLAQTETVDAELYPVKSKKKMTRKERDRLKNRMQPEDITEMEPHENAQDSNQERPLRRYRRKREVNIPDRKSVTTVDTRHLAISHVTLWQGFEPHKVKSRREDMRAEAEARRKKSSLNPYTAFSPLKDQQRDRQWRYSSKLLHLSALLQRPPRFLYPVQQQLQQLHHQQFHHHLQQNSQHQQHYHHQQQQQQRYHRDQHHGQYLHHPEQHRNYHQQQLQLQQHPDRHHREQQQQNRRQRYYHHQEQQQNFDSRLSPIDATSDSHRPMFDIVPSRHLPSSTSDDSDHHRDRNSSVTPNRYYVHQDLPSALAEMHNNKWQNISEADFEVSLLKHLPFREMNRRDLISEICQRKPLSHPHFIMPVLRYTDLQGRRPSNSTSEDRRPKSDLPPNNSTSENRRPKSDLPPRNSTSEDRKPKSDLPPRNSTSEDRKPKSDIPPRNSTSEERRPKSGLPPVSKLSTSTE; via the exons ATGGCCGCTGCCCCTGTGATCAGAAATTGGTGGAACACCTGCCAATTGGACAAATCTGACAATGAGTCCCACAAAGAAGAGAACAGGGAGGATGTAGCAGTGAAAAAGCAGT TATCAATTACTCAGAGACTGCGAACCAGGCAGCTGCGTGTAGAGTTTGATGGTGGACGCCCAGTTTTTAGTCTTCGAGCGCCACTGGACCTGGTTCAATTCCCATCTATCTCCACCCCGCGTTGGCCAGAAGAGTGTGAGGTCATCGGTAATACAATCCATCACATAG AGTGGGACCCTCCAAAGCCTGAACCTTTCTACGAGCCAAGTGACGACGAAAAGGCGCCCTTTCCACCTGGGGAGGAGAGAAGACAAGTTGTCTATTGCATTGACCGGG CCGACAAGTGTCCCTACTTCACATGTTCTCGTGTTGGAGGTTCACGAGTGTCTGTGAACAGCACCTCTTCTTCTTCGAACGACGTCAACCAGACAGACCTCACACTTGAGTTTGAATCACGATTTGAGAGTGGAAACCTTCAGAAGGCTGTGCAAGT GGGTCCCTATGATTATGAACTCACCTTACGCACAGACATGTACACCAGCAAGCATACGCAGTGGTTTTACTTCAGAGTCAGGAACATGAAAGCTGGGGTGGACTACCGCCTTACTATTGTCAACTTGATGAAACGCCGCAGCCTCTACACCCAGGGCATGAAGCCTCTGTTCTACTCCGAGAGATCTGCTCAGGAGAACGCTGTTGGATGGACACGTACAGGCTCCAACATCACATACCACCGCAGTCAG ACTGCAAGGGAACCAAATGAGTCAAGGACCCTGTACTCCCTCTCATGGACTCTCCAGTTCCCATACGAATCTGACACCTGCTACTTCGCCCACTGCTACCCCTATACCTATTCACATCTACAGCGCTATCTCAGACGTATTTCATCCAACCAAGCAGTGGCTTCATACTGCAAAGTACGAGTCCTGTGCCACAGTCTAGCTGGAAACGCAGTCTACGTGCTAACAGTAACGTCACGGGCTGGCGATAAAGAAGAAGAGGTCAAATCCAAGAGGGCTGTGGTGGTCACGGCAAGAGTACACCCAGGAGAAACTAATGCATCCTGGTTGATGGAGGGATTCTTGGACTTCCTGCTGGGGAACTCGGATGATGCGCAACTTCTGCGggacacttttgtttttaag GTGGTACCAATGCTGAACCCAGACGGTGTGGTGGTTGGCAATTACCGCTGCTCTTTAGCAGGCAGGGACCTCAACAGGAATTACAAGACTAACCTCAGAGATTCTTTTCCGGGTGTGTGGCACACCCGGAACATGGTGGAAAA ACTGATGAAGCAGACAGACGTAGTTCTGTACTGTGACTTCCACGGCCACAACCGTAAAAACAATGTGTTTATGTACGGTTGTAACAATCAAGATGATGATTTTCCAAAGCTTCATGAGAGAGTTTTCCCTATGATGCTGAGCAAGAATGTCACAGACAAG TTCTCCTTCGAGTGCTGTAAATTCCAAGTGCAGAAAAGCAAAGAGGGAACCGGGCGAGTCGCCATGTGGAGACTTGGTATCAAAAATAGCTACACCATGGAGGCCACTTTTGGAGGTTCCACACTGG GTGATAGGAAGGGAACCCATTTTACCACTCAAGATCTTAAGGCCCTGGGTTTTTACTTTTGTGACACTATACTTGACTATTGTGATCCCGATCCGACAAAG GTGACTTACTGCCTAAAAGAACTAACAGCTCTGTTGAGAGAGGAAGTCAGAGAGCTGGGCAAAGAATTGGACGCTGACTTCTCTGTCTTTGATTTGGAATCTGG cACCAGTGGTTCCAATAGTTCCGATTCTGATGGACTTCCATTACATTTGCTTGCACAGACGGAAACTGTAGACGCAGAG CTATATCCAGTCAAAAGTAAGAAGAAAATGACTCGCAAAGAAAGAGACAGGCTGAAAAATAGGATGCAACCTGAAGACATCACAGAGATG GAGCCGCATGAGAATGCGCAAGACAGCAACCAAGAAAGGCCGCTTAGAAGATACCGAAGAAAACGGGAG GTAAATATTCCAGACAGGAAAAGTGTGACTACAGTAGATACTCGTCATCTGGCGATCAGTCATGTGACCCTTTGGCAAGGCTTTGAACCTCACAAG GTTAAAAGTCGACGTGAAGACATGAGGGCAGAAGCAGAGGCGCGTCGTAAGAAGTCAAGCCTCAACCCTTATACAGCCTTTTCACCTCTCAAAG ACCAACAAAGAGACAGACAGTGGAGATACTCATCCAAGCTGCTGCACTTAAGCGCTCTTCTTCAACGTCCTCCAAGATTTTTGTACCCGGTccagcagcagctgcagcagcttCATCATCAACAGTTTCATCATCATCTACAGCAAAACTCTCAGCACCAGCAACATTATCatcaccagcagcagcagcagcagcgatatCATCGGGATCAACATCACGGTCAATATCTGCATCATCCGGAGCAGCATCGTAATTACCATCAGCAGCAACTGCAGCTGCAGCAGCATCCTGATCGTCATCATCGGGAGCAACAGCAGCAAAATCGTCGTCAACGTTATTATCACCATCAAGAGCAGCAGCAGAATTTCGACTCTC GGCTATCACCCATCGATGCAACATCTGACAG TCATCGTCCCATGTTTGACATCGTTCCCTCGAGGCACCTGCCGTCGAGCACCAGTGACGATAGTGATCATCACAGAGACAGAAATTCCTCTGTGACTCCAAATCGTTATTATGTCCACCAGGATCTGCCCTCTGCGCTTGCAGAAATGCACAAcaacaaatggcaaaatatcAGCGAAGCGGACTTTGAAG TTTCCTTGCTGAAACATCTACCGTTTCGAGAGATGAACCGTCGAGATCTCATCTCAGAAATCTGTCAAAGAAAGCCCCTTTCCCACCCTCATTTTATAATGCCTGTACTAAGATACACAGACCTCCAAGGACGTAG ACCGAGCAATTCGACTTCAGAAGATCGAAGACCAAAGAGTGATTTACCCCCGAACAATTCGACTTCAGAAAACAGAAGACCAAAGAGTGATTTACCCCCGAGGAATTCGACTTCAGAAGACAGAAAACCAAAAAGTGATTTACCCCCGAGGAATTCGACTTCAGAAGACAGAAAACCAAAAAGTGATATACCCCCGAGGAATTCGACTTCAGAAGAGAGAAGACCAAAGAGTGGTTTACCTCCTGTTTCAAAGCTGTCCACATCCACAGAGTGA
- the agbl2 gene encoding cytosolic carboxypeptidase 2 isoform X1, protein MAAAPVIRNWWNTCQLDKSDNESHKEENREDVAVKKQLSITQRLRTRQLRVEFDGGRPVFSLRAPLDLVQFPSISTPRWPEECEVIGNTIHHIEWDPPKPEPFYEPSDDEKAPFPPGEERRQVVYCIDRADKCPYFTCSRVGGSRVSVNSTSSSSNDVNQTDLTLEFESRFESGNLQKAVQVGPYDYELTLRTDMYTSKHTQWFYFRVRNMKAGVDYRLTIVNLMKRRSLYTQGMKPLFYSERSAQENAVGWTRTGSNITYHRSQTAREPNESRTLYSLSWTLQFPYESDTCYFAHCYPYTYSHLQRYLRRISSNQAVASYCKVRVLCHSLAGNAVYVLTVTSRAGDKEEEVKSKRAVVVTARVHPGETNASWLMEGFLDFLLGNSDDAQLLRDTFVFKVVPMLNPDGVVVGNYRCSLAGRDLNRNYKTNLRDSFPGVWHTRNMVEKLMKQTDVVLYCDFHGHNRKNNVFMYGCNNQDDDFPKLHERVFPMMLSKNVTDKFSFECCKFQVQKSKEGTGRVAMWRLGIKNSYTMEATFGGSTLGDRKGTHFTTQDLKALGFYFCDTILDYCDPDPTKVTYCLKELTALLREEVRELGKELDADFSVFDLESGTSGSNSSDSDGLPLHLLAQTETVDAELYPVKSKKKMTRKERDRLKNRMQPEDITEMEPHENAQDSNQERPLRRYRRKREVNIPDRKSVTTVDTRHLAISHVTLWQGFEPHKVKSRREDMRAEAEARRKKSSLNPYTAFSPLKADQQRDRQWRYSSKLLHLSALLQRPPRFLYPVQQQLQQLHHQQFHHHLQQNSQHQQHYHHQQQQQQRYHRDQHHGQYLHHPEQHRNYHQQQLQLQQHPDRHHREQQQQNRRQRYYHHQEQQQNFDSRLSPIDATSDSHRPMFDIVPSRHLPSSTSDDSDHHRDRNSSVTPNRYYVHQDLPSALAEMHNNKWQNISEADFEVSLLKHLPFREMNRRDLISEICQRKPLSHPHFIMPVLRYTDLQGRRPSNSTSEDRRPKSDLPPNNSTSENRRPKSDLPPRNSTSEDRKPKSDLPPRNSTSEDRKPKSDIPPRNSTSEERRPKSGLPPVSKLSTSTE, encoded by the exons ATGGCCGCTGCCCCTGTGATCAGAAATTGGTGGAACACCTGCCAATTGGACAAATCTGACAATGAGTCCCACAAAGAAGAGAACAGGGAGGATGTAGCAGTGAAAAAGCAGT TATCAATTACTCAGAGACTGCGAACCAGGCAGCTGCGTGTAGAGTTTGATGGTGGACGCCCAGTTTTTAGTCTTCGAGCGCCACTGGACCTGGTTCAATTCCCATCTATCTCCACCCCGCGTTGGCCAGAAGAGTGTGAGGTCATCGGTAATACAATCCATCACATAG AGTGGGACCCTCCAAAGCCTGAACCTTTCTACGAGCCAAGTGACGACGAAAAGGCGCCCTTTCCACCTGGGGAGGAGAGAAGACAAGTTGTCTATTGCATTGACCGGG CCGACAAGTGTCCCTACTTCACATGTTCTCGTGTTGGAGGTTCACGAGTGTCTGTGAACAGCACCTCTTCTTCTTCGAACGACGTCAACCAGACAGACCTCACACTTGAGTTTGAATCACGATTTGAGAGTGGAAACCTTCAGAAGGCTGTGCAAGT GGGTCCCTATGATTATGAACTCACCTTACGCACAGACATGTACACCAGCAAGCATACGCAGTGGTTTTACTTCAGAGTCAGGAACATGAAAGCTGGGGTGGACTACCGCCTTACTATTGTCAACTTGATGAAACGCCGCAGCCTCTACACCCAGGGCATGAAGCCTCTGTTCTACTCCGAGAGATCTGCTCAGGAGAACGCTGTTGGATGGACACGTACAGGCTCCAACATCACATACCACCGCAGTCAG ACTGCAAGGGAACCAAATGAGTCAAGGACCCTGTACTCCCTCTCATGGACTCTCCAGTTCCCATACGAATCTGACACCTGCTACTTCGCCCACTGCTACCCCTATACCTATTCACATCTACAGCGCTATCTCAGACGTATTTCATCCAACCAAGCAGTGGCTTCATACTGCAAAGTACGAGTCCTGTGCCACAGTCTAGCTGGAAACGCAGTCTACGTGCTAACAGTAACGTCACGGGCTGGCGATAAAGAAGAAGAGGTCAAATCCAAGAGGGCTGTGGTGGTCACGGCAAGAGTACACCCAGGAGAAACTAATGCATCCTGGTTGATGGAGGGATTCTTGGACTTCCTGCTGGGGAACTCGGATGATGCGCAACTTCTGCGggacacttttgtttttaag GTGGTACCAATGCTGAACCCAGACGGTGTGGTGGTTGGCAATTACCGCTGCTCTTTAGCAGGCAGGGACCTCAACAGGAATTACAAGACTAACCTCAGAGATTCTTTTCCGGGTGTGTGGCACACCCGGAACATGGTGGAAAA ACTGATGAAGCAGACAGACGTAGTTCTGTACTGTGACTTCCACGGCCACAACCGTAAAAACAATGTGTTTATGTACGGTTGTAACAATCAAGATGATGATTTTCCAAAGCTTCATGAGAGAGTTTTCCCTATGATGCTGAGCAAGAATGTCACAGACAAG TTCTCCTTCGAGTGCTGTAAATTCCAAGTGCAGAAAAGCAAAGAGGGAACCGGGCGAGTCGCCATGTGGAGACTTGGTATCAAAAATAGCTACACCATGGAGGCCACTTTTGGAGGTTCCACACTGG GTGATAGGAAGGGAACCCATTTTACCACTCAAGATCTTAAGGCCCTGGGTTTTTACTTTTGTGACACTATACTTGACTATTGTGATCCCGATCCGACAAAG GTGACTTACTGCCTAAAAGAACTAACAGCTCTGTTGAGAGAGGAAGTCAGAGAGCTGGGCAAAGAATTGGACGCTGACTTCTCTGTCTTTGATTTGGAATCTGG cACCAGTGGTTCCAATAGTTCCGATTCTGATGGACTTCCATTACATTTGCTTGCACAGACGGAAACTGTAGACGCAGAG CTATATCCAGTCAAAAGTAAGAAGAAAATGACTCGCAAAGAAAGAGACAGGCTGAAAAATAGGATGCAACCTGAAGACATCACAGAGATG GAGCCGCATGAGAATGCGCAAGACAGCAACCAAGAAAGGCCGCTTAGAAGATACCGAAGAAAACGGGAG GTAAATATTCCAGACAGGAAAAGTGTGACTACAGTAGATACTCGTCATCTGGCGATCAGTCATGTGACCCTTTGGCAAGGCTTTGAACCTCACAAG GTTAAAAGTCGACGTGAAGACATGAGGGCAGAAGCAGAGGCGCGTCGTAAGAAGTCAAGCCTCAACCCTTATACAGCCTTTTCACCTCTCAAAG CAGACCAACAAAGAGACAGACAGTGGAGATACTCATCCAAGCTGCTGCACTTAAGCGCTCTTCTTCAACGTCCTCCAAGATTTTTGTACCCGGTccagcagcagctgcagcagcttCATCATCAACAGTTTCATCATCATCTACAGCAAAACTCTCAGCACCAGCAACATTATCatcaccagcagcagcagcagcagcgatatCATCGGGATCAACATCACGGTCAATATCTGCATCATCCGGAGCAGCATCGTAATTACCATCAGCAGCAACTGCAGCTGCAGCAGCATCCTGATCGTCATCATCGGGAGCAACAGCAGCAAAATCGTCGTCAACGTTATTATCACCATCAAGAGCAGCAGCAGAATTTCGACTCTC GGCTATCACCCATCGATGCAACATCTGACAG TCATCGTCCCATGTTTGACATCGTTCCCTCGAGGCACCTGCCGTCGAGCACCAGTGACGATAGTGATCATCACAGAGACAGAAATTCCTCTGTGACTCCAAATCGTTATTATGTCCACCAGGATCTGCCCTCTGCGCTTGCAGAAATGCACAAcaacaaatggcaaaatatcAGCGAAGCGGACTTTGAAG TTTCCTTGCTGAAACATCTACCGTTTCGAGAGATGAACCGTCGAGATCTCATCTCAGAAATCTGTCAAAGAAAGCCCCTTTCCCACCCTCATTTTATAATGCCTGTACTAAGATACACAGACCTCCAAGGACGTAG ACCGAGCAATTCGACTTCAGAAGATCGAAGACCAAAGAGTGATTTACCCCCGAACAATTCGACTTCAGAAAACAGAAGACCAAAGAGTGATTTACCCCCGAGGAATTCGACTTCAGAAGACAGAAAACCAAAAAGTGATTTACCCCCGAGGAATTCGACTTCAGAAGACAGAAAACCAAAAAGTGATATACCCCCGAGGAATTCGACTTCAGAAGAGAGAAGACCAAAGAGTGGTTTACCTCCTGTTTCAAAGCTGTCCACATCCACAGAGTGA